A window of Ruminiclostridium herbifermentans genomic DNA:
GAGATAGATTTTGAGGGTACAACTTCGGTCGTATGTAATATAGAAGAAGATGAATCAGTCCCTGATAACTCAGATAAACTTGAATTACTTAAATATCATGTATCAAATGCACTTGCCGAACATGTTATTAAGGAGTATGAAGAGAAGCTTTTAATAAGAATAATAAATAGTAACTATGGATATTTTAACGCAAATGAAAAGAAAGATATACTAAGAATTTCGCAAAAAAATATAAGAAATGATGACAATGTATTTTTTAACACTTTATTTCAAATTAGAAGGCGAAATTTGATAGTTAAAAAGTTTTTGGAATACTTTGAAAGCTCAAGCAGCATAATTCTAGATGGTTTTATTAATTTCAGGCTAAAAGAATATATAAAGGAACTTGAGGAAATAATTGATGATGCTGTAGATGATTTTTTAATAGAAAGAGAGTATAAAGAGTTTATTAGGCTTCTTAAGTACTTTGTAGAAATTCAAGAGTCCAAATTTAATGTTGTACACGTGATTATGCAACAGGATGATCAATATATACTTTTAGATGAAAAAAAGCGTGAAATTACAAATGATTGTATGCAAGATTTTTTATATGATTTACCTGAAACAGAGATAAACCATGATGATTTATTAGTTAGTTCATTAATCACCTTAGCTCCTCAAAATATAGTAATTCATAATTGGCAGAAGTTTAAAAATCAAAAACTTCTAGATACCATAAAAAATATATTTTCTGGGAAAGTTGTTTTATGTAATGGCTGTGATGTATGTGAGTATAATGTGGCAAGAAATAGATCTCCTCTTCCATAAGTAGAGGGAAGGTTCAAATGTTTTTTGATGGATAGAGTATCTTCAGTCTCATTGAAGTGCCACGAGAGTAATGAAATTTTTCTACAATCGAAAAATTTCATTTTGAATCTAGGTATTATAACGAGGCAAGAAACAGAATTTTGTTTCTACAAGTGGCGGATGTTGTAGGGTATTAGGCAGTGAGAATAGTTCTTGCCTCATTGAAACGTCGCTATATGTAATAGCTCGAAAATAAAGTATGTACGAACAAGGTGCATTTTCGAGCCACAAAACCATAAGTGGTTTTTGGCGGGTTTATAAAATTGAAAAAATTTGATTTGAGTTTAGGAACTTTAACTTAGCTAAAATATATAAAAGTGAATAGATAATTATGTTAATTAGGAATTTGTTACCATATTTTTATAATATATATTGACAAAAGGTAAGTATATAAATACAATATATTGTGTAATTATATTATATTGTGCAGATAAAGATAATTTCAAGATTCGATTGTTTTGTTTTTTTGTAAATTAAAATACTTCGTATCTGCTTTAATGCATATGAAGTATTTTATATATTACTAAAGATTAAAATATACAAAACAATGGATAAAAATAAATAATATACTTTAGAAAAAAATAGACAAAATACAATAGAAAAATATAATATTTACTAAAGAAAAATGTCCGGGAAAAAGAAAAGAGAGTCTTAAGGCTCTCTTTTTCCCTATATTTAAAATACTATATATTTTATCTGTTTTGTGAGAAAATAAAGGTGTACAAGTTATAAGTACTTGATAAGGGTCAATTTACATATTTAAATAGATAATAAATAGATAATTTTTAGGAGGAATACTGTTTGAAGGTTATTGGATTTATTGGACCGAGTGGTACAGGTAAAAGTCATAGAGCATCATGGGTTGCGAGAGAACACGGAACTGACTATATTATAGATGATGGATTGCTAATTAAGGGCAATCAGATAATTGCTGGTATTTCTGCTAAGAGGGAAAGTACTAAAATTGCATCAATTAAGAGGGCATTGTTTACTGACAAAAAGCATACAGAAGATGTAGTTAATGCTCTAAAGAGATATAATACTCAGGCCTTATTGATTATTGGAACATCAGATGGAATGGTTGAGACAATAGCAGAAAGACTAGGTGTAGCACCAATTACAGAAAAGGTATATATTACAGATGTTGCTAGCGAATACGAGATTAAACAGGCACTTTCTACAAGAAGAGAACAGGGTAAGCACGTAATTCCTGTTCCAACCTTTGAAATAAAAAAAGACTTTTCAGGTTATTTTTTAGATCCCCTTCAAATTTTCAGAAGAAAGGGGAAAGGCAGTTACCAGCTTGTGGGTGAAAAATCTGTTGTACGTCCAACTTTTAGCTACATGGGAAGCTATACTATATCTGATTATACAATATATCAAATAGTAGAGCATGTAACCTCCGGTATTGAAGGGGTATCAAAAATATCCAGATTCAGGGCAGAAAATAGGCCGGATGGTATATATATAGAAATGGATTTAGTGCTTATATATGGCTGCTTGATAAAACAGCTTTTAAGGGAAGTACAAGAAAAAGTAAGCGAACAAATTGTTCATTTGACCGCACTAAATATTAAGAGGATGAATGTAGTTGCAAAGAGCTTGGTAATGGATAATAAAAAGCAAAATTAGGGGGCAGCTTGTTATCTCTAATTTAGAGCTGCAACTTTTAATATTTAATAATTTCAACGATTGGTACAAAAACTCCAATTAAAAGC
This region includes:
- the ytxC gene encoding putative sporulation protein YtxC, whose product is MQYQYLSIGVNDNAENIVQQIEKELAQLKEKSIKYSIKEIDFEGTTSVVCNIEEDESVPDNSDKLELLKYHVSNALAEHVIKEYEEKLLIRIINSNYGYFNANEKKDILRISQKNIRNDDNVFFNTLFQIRRRNLIVKKFLEYFESSSSIILDGFINFRLKEYIKELEEIIDDAVDDFLIEREYKEFIRLLKYFVEIQESKFNVVHVIMQQDDQYILLDEKKREITNDCMQDFLYDLPETEINHDDLLVSSLITLAPQNIVIHNWQKFKNQKLLDTIKNIFSGKVVLCNGCDVCEYNVARNRSPLP
- a CDS encoding Asp23/Gls24 family envelope stress response protein, with the protein product MKVIGFIGPSGTGKSHRASWVAREHGTDYIIDDGLLIKGNQIIAGISAKRESTKIASIKRALFTDKKHTEDVVNALKRYNTQALLIIGTSDGMVETIAERLGVAPITEKVYITDVASEYEIKQALSTRREQGKHVIPVPTFEIKKDFSGYFLDPLQIFRRKGKGSYQLVGEKSVVRPTFSYMGSYTISDYTIYQIVEHVTSGIEGVSKISRFRAENRPDGIYIEMDLVLIYGCLIKQLLREVQEKVSEQIVHLTALNIKRMNVVAKSLVMDNKKQN